One window of Scyliorhinus canicula chromosome 28, sScyCan1.1, whole genome shotgun sequence genomic DNA carries:
- the suox gene encoding sulfite oxidase, mitochondrial isoform X1, with translation MAGCHACAALPPAKSNNTSSGTVRFTAEEFLTITSSAKDVQDLRCKLSPCEGIKRTVMSFLRCTRHLGIWRLRNRVQIETSAVLPQASSVCGFVRSKNTTANHARSEDYQFSTTQWRHMVIGVLAGTGAVLVYGIYRQQVQQAEPKSITELTSLTVSARDNEVKQTYPIFTRQDVTKHKTMAEGVWVTYKSGVYDITKFIDLHPGGKKIMLAAGGAIEPFWAMYAVHNQEHIYEMLEEYKIGELSPEDQKVATSDVSDPYGNEPLRHPVLKVNSLKPFNAEPPLEILSDNYLTPTEIFFKRNHLPVPEVDPKKFRLEIMGEGLKSIQLTLNDLKTKFTKHTVTATLQCAGNRRSEMNAVRQVKGLNWGMAAIGNARWTGVKLSDVLQYAGLPENTNAKHVQFEGLDKDVSGSPYGASISIRKALAKDGDVLLAYEMNGEDLSRDHGFPLRVVVPGVVGARNVKWLSKIIVSKEESKSHWQVNDYKGFSPSVDWDTVDFSTAPAIQELPIQSAITTPCNDDHIPADDGEVTVKGYAWSGGGQEVIRVDVSLDGGKTWQVAELTGEKQDEGQVWAWKLWQLTVPLPKGQKNVEIICKAVDNNYNVQPDTVAPIWNLRGVLNNSWSRVKVTIEPGSS, from the exons ATGGCCGGCTGCCACGCATGCGCAGCACTGCCACCGGCCAAGTCGAACAACACGTCGAGTGGAACCGTGAG GTTCACGGCTGAGGAATTCTTAACGATTACGTCGAGTGCCAAGGACGTTCAGGATCTCCGCTGCAAGTTGTCTCCGTGCGAGGGAATTAAAC GTACTGTGATGTCATTCCTTAGGTGCACAAGGCATCTGGGCATCTGGCGGCTACGAAACAG AGTACAGATCGAAACCTCTGCAGTGCTCCCACAGGCCAGCTCAGTATGTGGATTTGTACGATCGAAAAATACGACTGCTAACCATGCCAGAAGTGAGGACTACCAGTTCTCTACCACACAATGGAGACACATGGTTATTGGAGTCCTGGCAGGTACAGGTGCTGTCCTAGTTTATGGCATATACAGACAGCAG GTGCAGCAAGCAGAGCCGAAAAGTATCACAGAATTGACCAGCCTAACTGTATCAGCGCGAGACAATGAGGTTAAACAAACTTACCCAATTTTTACCAGGCAGGATGTGACCAAGCATAAAACTATGGCAGAAGGGGTATGGGTCACCTACAAATCTGGCGTGTATGATATTACGAAGTTCATTGATCTGCATCCTGGGGGAAAGAAGATCATGCTTGCTGCTGGAGGTGCCATTGAACCATTTTGGGCAATGTATGCAGTCCATAATCAGGAACATATTTACGAGATGCTTGAAGAGTACAAAATTGGAGAACTGAGCCCAGAAGACCAGAAGGTGGCAACCTCCGATGTGAGCGACCCATATGGGAATGAGCCACTGAGACATCctgttttgaaagtgaatagtTTAAAGCCATTTAATGCAGAGCCACCATTGGAAATCCTGTCTGATAATTATCTTACTCCAACTGAAATTTTCTTCAAAAGAAACCACCTGCCCGTCCCAGAAGTTGATCCAAAAAAGTTCAGATTGGAGATTATGGGAGAGGGGCTGAAGTCCATCCAATTAACCCTCAACGACCTCAAGACCAAGTTCACAAAGCACACAGTTACTGCCACATTGCAGTGCGCAGGTAATCGGCGCTCTGAAATGAATGCTGTGCGTCAGGTAAAGGGACTGAATTGGGGGATGGCAGCAATTGGTAATGCCAGATGGACAGGTGTCAAACTTTCCGATGTCCTTCAGTATGCAGGGCTCCCAGAGAACACAAATGCTAAGCATGTCCAATTTGAGGGACTTGATAAGGATGTGTCTGGGTCCCCCTATGGGGCCTCTATTTCTATTCGCAAGGCCCTGGCTAAAGATGGTGATGTGCTACTTGCCTACGAAATGAATGGTGAAGATCTATCCAGGGATCATGGCTTTCCACTCCGTGTTGTTGTGCCAGGAGTTGTCGGAGCACGTAATGTCAAGTGGTTGAGCAAGATCATTGTAAGTAAAGAAGAAAGCAAGAGCCATTGGCAGGTGAATGACTATAAAGGGTTTTCTCCCTCTGTAGACTGGGACACTGTTGATTTCAGCACTGCTCCAGCAATTCAGGAGCTTCCCATCCAGTCTGCCATCACAACACCTTGCAATGATGACCATATCCCTGCAGACGATGGTGAGGTCACAGTGAAAGGCTACGCGTggagtggaggtggccaagaAGTAATCCGAGTGGATGTCTCACTAGATGGTGGGAAGACTTGGCAGGTGGCTGAATTAACTGGCGAGAAGCAGGATGAGGGTCAGGTGTGGGCATGGAAACTGTGGCAGCTCACTGTGCCATTGCCGAAGGGCCAAAAGAACGTGGAGATAATCTGCAAAGCTGTGGATAACAACTATAACGTGCAACCTGATACCGTTGCGCCCATCTGGAATTTACGAGGGGTTCTCAATAATTCCTGGAGCCGGGTGAAAGTTACAATTGAACCTGGCAGTAGTTAG
- the suox gene encoding sulfite oxidase, mitochondrial isoform X3, with product MSFLRCTRHLGIWRLRNRVQIETSAVLPQASSVCGFVRSKNTTANHARSEDYQFSTTQWRHMVIGVLAGTGAVLVYGIYRQQVQQAEPKSITELTSLTVSARDNEVKQTYPIFTRQDVTKHKTMAEGVWVTYKSGVYDITKFIDLHPGGKKIMLAAGGAIEPFWAMYAVHNQEHIYEMLEEYKIGELSPEDQKVATSDVSDPYGNEPLRHPVLKVNSLKPFNAEPPLEILSDNYLTPTEIFFKRNHLPVPEVDPKKFRLEIMGEGLKSIQLTLNDLKTKFTKHTVTATLQCAGNRRSEMNAVRQVKGLNWGMAAIGNARWTGVKLSDVLQYAGLPENTNAKHVQFEGLDKDVSGSPYGASISIRKALAKDGDVLLAYEMNGEDLSRDHGFPLRVVVPGVVGARNVKWLSKIIVSKEESKSHWQVNDYKGFSPSVDWDTVDFSTAPAIQELPIQSAITTPCNDDHIPADDGEVTVKGYAWSGGGQEVIRVDVSLDGGKTWQVAELTGEKQDEGQVWAWKLWQLTVPLPKGQKNVEIICKAVDNNYNVQPDTVAPIWNLRGVLNNSWSRVKVTIEPGSS from the exons ATGTCATTCCTTAGGTGCACAAGGCATCTGGGCATCTGGCGGCTACGAAACAG AGTACAGATCGAAACCTCTGCAGTGCTCCCACAGGCCAGCTCAGTATGTGGATTTGTACGATCGAAAAATACGACTGCTAACCATGCCAGAAGTGAGGACTACCAGTTCTCTACCACACAATGGAGACACATGGTTATTGGAGTCCTGGCAGGTACAGGTGCTGTCCTAGTTTATGGCATATACAGACAGCAG GTGCAGCAAGCAGAGCCGAAAAGTATCACAGAATTGACCAGCCTAACTGTATCAGCGCGAGACAATGAGGTTAAACAAACTTACCCAATTTTTACCAGGCAGGATGTGACCAAGCATAAAACTATGGCAGAAGGGGTATGGGTCACCTACAAATCTGGCGTGTATGATATTACGAAGTTCATTGATCTGCATCCTGGGGGAAAGAAGATCATGCTTGCTGCTGGAGGTGCCATTGAACCATTTTGGGCAATGTATGCAGTCCATAATCAGGAACATATTTACGAGATGCTTGAAGAGTACAAAATTGGAGAACTGAGCCCAGAAGACCAGAAGGTGGCAACCTCCGATGTGAGCGACCCATATGGGAATGAGCCACTGAGACATCctgttttgaaagtgaatagtTTAAAGCCATTTAATGCAGAGCCACCATTGGAAATCCTGTCTGATAATTATCTTACTCCAACTGAAATTTTCTTCAAAAGAAACCACCTGCCCGTCCCAGAAGTTGATCCAAAAAAGTTCAGATTGGAGATTATGGGAGAGGGGCTGAAGTCCATCCAATTAACCCTCAACGACCTCAAGACCAAGTTCACAAAGCACACAGTTACTGCCACATTGCAGTGCGCAGGTAATCGGCGCTCTGAAATGAATGCTGTGCGTCAGGTAAAGGGACTGAATTGGGGGATGGCAGCAATTGGTAATGCCAGATGGACAGGTGTCAAACTTTCCGATGTCCTTCAGTATGCAGGGCTCCCAGAGAACACAAATGCTAAGCATGTCCAATTTGAGGGACTTGATAAGGATGTGTCTGGGTCCCCCTATGGGGCCTCTATTTCTATTCGCAAGGCCCTGGCTAAAGATGGTGATGTGCTACTTGCCTACGAAATGAATGGTGAAGATCTATCCAGGGATCATGGCTTTCCACTCCGTGTTGTTGTGCCAGGAGTTGTCGGAGCACGTAATGTCAAGTGGTTGAGCAAGATCATTGTAAGTAAAGAAGAAAGCAAGAGCCATTGGCAGGTGAATGACTATAAAGGGTTTTCTCCCTCTGTAGACTGGGACACTGTTGATTTCAGCACTGCTCCAGCAATTCAGGAGCTTCCCATCCAGTCTGCCATCACAACACCTTGCAATGATGACCATATCCCTGCAGACGATGGTGAGGTCACAGTGAAAGGCTACGCGTggagtggaggtggccaagaAGTAATCCGAGTGGATGTCTCACTAGATGGTGGGAAGACTTGGCAGGTGGCTGAATTAACTGGCGAGAAGCAGGATGAGGGTCAGGTGTGGGCATGGAAACTGTGGCAGCTCACTGTGCCATTGCCGAAGGGCCAAAAGAACGTGGAGATAATCTGCAAAGCTGTGGATAACAACTATAACGTGCAACCTGATACCGTTGCGCCCATCTGGAATTTACGAGGGGTTCTCAATAATTCCTGGAGCCGGGTGAAAGTTACAATTGAACCTGGCAGTAGTTAG
- the suox gene encoding sulfite oxidase, mitochondrial isoform X2, with the protein MAGCHACAALPPAKSNNTSSGTVRFTAEEFLTITSSAKDVQDLRCTVMSFLRCTRHLGIWRLRNRVQIETSAVLPQASSVCGFVRSKNTTANHARSEDYQFSTTQWRHMVIGVLAGTGAVLVYGIYRQQVQQAEPKSITELTSLTVSARDNEVKQTYPIFTRQDVTKHKTMAEGVWVTYKSGVYDITKFIDLHPGGKKIMLAAGGAIEPFWAMYAVHNQEHIYEMLEEYKIGELSPEDQKVATSDVSDPYGNEPLRHPVLKVNSLKPFNAEPPLEILSDNYLTPTEIFFKRNHLPVPEVDPKKFRLEIMGEGLKSIQLTLNDLKTKFTKHTVTATLQCAGNRRSEMNAVRQVKGLNWGMAAIGNARWTGVKLSDVLQYAGLPENTNAKHVQFEGLDKDVSGSPYGASISIRKALAKDGDVLLAYEMNGEDLSRDHGFPLRVVVPGVVGARNVKWLSKIIVSKEESKSHWQVNDYKGFSPSVDWDTVDFSTAPAIQELPIQSAITTPCNDDHIPADDGEVTVKGYAWSGGGQEVIRVDVSLDGGKTWQVAELTGEKQDEGQVWAWKLWQLTVPLPKGQKNVEIICKAVDNNYNVQPDTVAPIWNLRGVLNNSWSRVKVTIEPGSS; encoded by the exons ATGGCCGGCTGCCACGCATGCGCAGCACTGCCACCGGCCAAGTCGAACAACACGTCGAGTGGAACCGTGAG GTTCACGGCTGAGGAATTCTTAACGATTACGTCGAGTGCCAAGGACGTTCAGGATCTCCGCT GTACTGTGATGTCATTCCTTAGGTGCACAAGGCATCTGGGCATCTGGCGGCTACGAAACAG AGTACAGATCGAAACCTCTGCAGTGCTCCCACAGGCCAGCTCAGTATGTGGATTTGTACGATCGAAAAATACGACTGCTAACCATGCCAGAAGTGAGGACTACCAGTTCTCTACCACACAATGGAGACACATGGTTATTGGAGTCCTGGCAGGTACAGGTGCTGTCCTAGTTTATGGCATATACAGACAGCAG GTGCAGCAAGCAGAGCCGAAAAGTATCACAGAATTGACCAGCCTAACTGTATCAGCGCGAGACAATGAGGTTAAACAAACTTACCCAATTTTTACCAGGCAGGATGTGACCAAGCATAAAACTATGGCAGAAGGGGTATGGGTCACCTACAAATCTGGCGTGTATGATATTACGAAGTTCATTGATCTGCATCCTGGGGGAAAGAAGATCATGCTTGCTGCTGGAGGTGCCATTGAACCATTTTGGGCAATGTATGCAGTCCATAATCAGGAACATATTTACGAGATGCTTGAAGAGTACAAAATTGGAGAACTGAGCCCAGAAGACCAGAAGGTGGCAACCTCCGATGTGAGCGACCCATATGGGAATGAGCCACTGAGACATCctgttttgaaagtgaatagtTTAAAGCCATTTAATGCAGAGCCACCATTGGAAATCCTGTCTGATAATTATCTTACTCCAACTGAAATTTTCTTCAAAAGAAACCACCTGCCCGTCCCAGAAGTTGATCCAAAAAAGTTCAGATTGGAGATTATGGGAGAGGGGCTGAAGTCCATCCAATTAACCCTCAACGACCTCAAGACCAAGTTCACAAAGCACACAGTTACTGCCACATTGCAGTGCGCAGGTAATCGGCGCTCTGAAATGAATGCTGTGCGTCAGGTAAAGGGACTGAATTGGGGGATGGCAGCAATTGGTAATGCCAGATGGACAGGTGTCAAACTTTCCGATGTCCTTCAGTATGCAGGGCTCCCAGAGAACACAAATGCTAAGCATGTCCAATTTGAGGGACTTGATAAGGATGTGTCTGGGTCCCCCTATGGGGCCTCTATTTCTATTCGCAAGGCCCTGGCTAAAGATGGTGATGTGCTACTTGCCTACGAAATGAATGGTGAAGATCTATCCAGGGATCATGGCTTTCCACTCCGTGTTGTTGTGCCAGGAGTTGTCGGAGCACGTAATGTCAAGTGGTTGAGCAAGATCATTGTAAGTAAAGAAGAAAGCAAGAGCCATTGGCAGGTGAATGACTATAAAGGGTTTTCTCCCTCTGTAGACTGGGACACTGTTGATTTCAGCACTGCTCCAGCAATTCAGGAGCTTCCCATCCAGTCTGCCATCACAACACCTTGCAATGATGACCATATCCCTGCAGACGATGGTGAGGTCACAGTGAAAGGCTACGCGTggagtggaggtggccaagaAGTAATCCGAGTGGATGTCTCACTAGATGGTGGGAAGACTTGGCAGGTGGCTGAATTAACTGGCGAGAAGCAGGATGAGGGTCAGGTGTGGGCATGGAAACTGTGGCAGCTCACTGTGCCATTGCCGAAGGGCCAAAAGAACGTGGAGATAATCTGCAAAGCTGTGGATAACAACTATAACGTGCAACCTGATACCGTTGCGCCCATCTGGAATTTACGAGGGGTTCTCAATAATTCCTGGAGCCGGGTGAAAGTTACAATTGAACCTGGCAGTAGTTAG